ACTCTGCCTCCGGTGAGTTCTTCGTACAGACGCATGAACCTCTCACGGTAGGCTGCCGCCCACTGGCCGGCGGTGTAGAGGCCTATCTCGTTTCCAAAGCCCATTATCCAGAACATCCATGCGCTGAGCCTTGCCATTTCCAAGACGACCGTCCTTATCCAGATGGCCCTCTCTGGAACCTCCCAGCCGACGATCTCGTCAACGGCCATTGAGTAGATGTTCTCTGGGACATCGCTCTCGGGAACACAGATACGGAGGAGCAGGGCGATGTTGGTGAAGTATGGCCTCTGCTCGGCGAGCTTCTCAAAACCCCTGTGGAGGAAGCCTGGATTGACTATAGCTTTCTCGACCCTGTTGCCGTCCATCTTCAGGATTATGCTGAAGTTCTCCGTTGCCATGTGCTGTGGACCAAAGAACAGCTCGTAGGTGTCCTTGTCTATCGGGTGCAGGTACATGTCGTGGGCCTTCGCCTCTTCCCTAAGCTCTCTCGGAACTTCCAAATTAGCCATGATCATCACCTCATATCACGTAGTTAGTCTTGCTCTCGTCATACCTATCGAAGTCCTCACCGTAGATTTCCTTCACGTAGGAGAGCATGTTGAAGTCCTTCCTGAGCGGGTGCTTCTCGTACTCCCTCGGCTCCAGGATGAACGGCCCAAGTCTCGGATTGCCCTCGAAGATTATTCCGAAGAACTCATGTGCCTCCCTCTCGTAGGTCTCAGCAACCGGCCAGATGTCCATGACCGTCGGGAGCTTCGCCTCGTCCCTTGGAACCCTTGTCTTCACGAACGCGTGAACGCTCTCGCTTACGCTCCAGAGCTGGTAGTTGACCTCGAACTGGCCCTCCTTGAGCCAGTCCACGACGCTTATCTGCATGAGCATCTCGAACTTCTCGCTTGCTAGCTCAAGGAATTCGTGTATTCTATCCGCTGGAACGATGAACTTGATGCGTCTCTCGCGGATTACCTCTCCCTCGGCGTAGGGGGCCTTTTCAAGGAGCGCCTTCACGAGCTTTCCTTCCTTTGTGTCCGGAAGGGTCGGCTTCTCCTCCACGGTTGCCTCCTCCTGAACCTTCTCCTCGACTTTGGGCTTCTCGTTCATATCCATGCGAGCCACCTCCTTGCATCCTTCTCACGCCATCCTTCGCCGAACAGCTCATCCTGGTTCTTCTTGTACCACTCGTAGTTCTCCTTGTACCTCTTCCAGCCGTCGGCTTCACCGTTCTCAATCTTGCGCATTATCTCCATTATTCCGTCCATGACAGCTTCCGGCCGCGGCATGCAGCCGGCTATGGCAACGTCAATCGGTATGTACTTGTCGAGCTGTTTAACCACGTTGTAGGAGTCCCAGTAGACGCCACCGTTTATCGGACAGGAGCCGTGGGCGAGTACGTACTTCGGATCCTGCATCATCTCGTAGGTTATGATTATCCTCTTGAGTGTCTTCGGCGTGACGTAGCCCGTGATGAGGAAGAGGTCTGCCATCCTGGGGGCTGGGTTGGGCATTATTCCGAAACGCTCGAAGTCGTACCTGGCGGTGGCTAACGGCGGCATCTCGATACCGCCACAGCCGGTACAGAAGGCCACTATCCAGAGGCTCTTCTTTCTAGCCCACCTGAAGAGGGGCTCGAAGAGCTGGAACTCCTTCAGTTCGTAGTGTATTACATCACCGTTCTGCATCTCGCTCATCACCATCACCTCACATCGTCAGGAGGACGGCTATTATTCCGATTATCGTGGGCCACTTCCAGAAGAACTTCGCCGCTTGGTCAATGGTGAACCTCGGGTAGATGCTGGCTATGAAAATCGATATGAACAGCACTGCAATCTGCTTGATGAGGAGTTCGAGGAGGTTGCTCGCTCCACCGAGGAACAGCACAGCGAAGAACGCTGTTTCAGCAAAGAGCTGAACTGCGTGCTGGGTGAAGAGCAGTGCCGCGTGCTTTCCACCGTACTCAACCATCGGACCCATGGAGATTTCCGCCGGTGCTGGAATGATGTCAAACGGCTCGAGACCTAGCATTGCCTGGAAGACTATGTCAAAGACTATCAGCGCTAGGAGCAGTGCTGGGACCGTTATGCTCCATCCATGGGCCTGCTGGAGAGCAACTATATCGTTCAGCTTGAAGGTTCCCCAGTGCTGGATGAGGGCTATCAGAGCTAGGCCGTATGGGAGCTGCATGGCAACCATTGTGAGGAGTCCACGCTGGACACCGACCGCTGAATACGGGTTTCCTGAGCTCATTGCACCGAGCATTATTCCGAGCATCGGGACCTCAAGGAGGTAGGCAACGACGATGAGGTCTGCGTTGGTGCTGAACAGCTGGAAGTTGGCTATTGGTATGAAGAGGAGCGCTGCTATGCTGGCTCCGAGGGCAAACACGGGGCCGAAGTCATAGATGAAGCCGTGGCTGACGCTCTCCTTCTTGCCGAGCAGTTTAAGGGTGTCTATGATGGGCTGGTATATCGGGGGTCCAACCCTTCTCTGTATCCTCGCCATCGCCTTTCTCTCGATACCCATGAAGATGAAGCCCATGAAAGTCGCGTAGATGAGTATCCCAATCGTCTCAAGTATGAGCTTCCAGTCTATCATTCACAGCACCCCCCAGAGAGCCAGGATTACGAGTACTATGGCCAGATACCATGAGTAGGCCTGCACGTTCCCGTTGTAGAACCCTTCCCTCAGTGTGTCAGCGAAGTCCTCGCTGAGCTGGGCAATCCTCTCGTAGAATTTGTCGAAGCTGTACCTGAGCCAGAACGCTAAGGCTTCTTTGAGCGGAAGGTAGAAGTTCCTCCTTATGCTGAGGTTGAATTCCTCGGTTACGGGGTTACCCGACTGGTATGTGTTGGTAACCGGTATTCTCCTTGCCTTCGCGCCGTAGAGGTAGATGAGACCAGCTATGGCCAGGCCAACCACGAGCAGGAGGGCAACGGTCAGGGCGTTGTAGGTTCCGGTCTGAGTAACGAGCTTGTAGTAGTTGCCGCCCACGACCTCTCCACCGAGGGCCTTGTTGAGGTAGTTCGTGACAAGTCCCGGAGCTATTCCGAAGACGATGTTCGGGATTGCTAGTATTGCCATCGCTATGAGGAGCGGTAGCGGGGCTTCCTTCACATCTTCAAGGTCGCTGGGCCTCTGGCCGAACCACACCGCGTAGAGGAACCTGACGACGTAGGCAAAGGCCAGCGCGCTTCCGAGGAATATGGCTCCAGCTACAAGGGGCATGTGGGCGCTGATAGCGGCCTCGTAGATTAGCCACTTGCTGGCGAAACCAGCCATCGGCGGTATTCCTGCGAGGCTGAGGACTGCTATGAGTCCCATCGCGAAGGTAAAGGGCATCTTCTCAGCTAATCCGCCGAAGTCCTTGAACTGAGTCTTGCCTGTCTGGAGGATTATAGCGGCTGTGACGAGCCAGAAGAGACCCTTGAAGACGGCGTGGCTGAGGACGTGGAAGAGACCTCCAGCGAAGCCAAGCCCCGTGCCAAGTCCGAAGGCGAGGAGGATGTAGCCAACCTGACCGACTGACGAGTACGCGAAGAGCTTCCTTATGTCCTCCTGCAGAACGGCTAAGAAGCTGGCGACGACGACCGTTATAGCTCCTATCCACGCTATTATGTACGCAAAGGTGAGGTGGCCGTGGAAGGTTCCGAGGGCGTAGTAGAGCTTGGCACCCATCAGGATGTAGAGGAGCAGGAATCCATAGGCCCCTGCCTTGCTGAGGGCGCCGCTGAAGAAGGTCGTGTAGCTCTGGTCGGTCTCGCTGTAAGCTCCTGGTGCCCAGACGTGGAGCGGCCAGGCACCAGCCTTAACGCCGAACGCCGTGAGGAACAGAACGAAGATTAGAGCGGTCTCACCCTTGCTGATTGAGCCGAGCATCGCGTCCATGTAGAGGGCCTGCCTTATTGAGTCAAAGTCGAGGGCCCCTGTCTTAGCGTAGATAAGCGCTATTGCCAGAAGCATAGCGTAGGCTCCGATAACGCTCAGCACGAAGTACTTGAGGGACTCGTGCCTGTTCCTCTTGAGAACCATCATGAAGCTGGCGAAGGTCATAAGCTCCCAGAGCAGGAAGAAGCTGACGAAGTCCCAGCTGAGGAAGACGCCAAGGACTCCAGTGTAGCTCATAAGGGCGAAGAGCCAGTCGTAGCCGTTCTTGCTTGTTGAGACCATGCCGAATGCCATAGCCAGGCCGACTAGGGAAGCTATGGCGGCAAAGTACCAGTTCAGCATTCCCAGAGTGAAGGTTACCTTAAACCCGCTCACGGTCATCTGGTAAGTTATCGGGTTGTTCGGATTGTTGACGATAGTCGGGTAGAGCTTGGCGAGGAACGCCAATGGAGTGGCTGCACCGATGACTCCGATAAGCTCGCGGACTCCCTTCACGTTAATCAGCCAGGCGAGCACTCCAGCAAGGAGAGGAGTAAAGAGGATAATCGGTATTTCGTTCATGCTCCCACCCCCATTAGAGGAACGTTCTTGATGTAGTTGGCCACGTTAAAGATGTCCTGACCGGCCTTTTGGACGATAGTCCAGACGTCGTTCGGGTAAACGCCTATGACTATTATCAATGCAGCGAGGAAGATTGCTATGACGCCTATGGCGAAGTTCTCCCTGACCCTCTCGCCGCCTTCGACGAACCATATCGTATGGATCAGCCTGAGGTAATAAACCGCCTCGACGACGCTGGCACCGAGGATGAGGGCGACGCTCCAGGAGTAGCCAGCCTCGACACCGGCGAGGAGTATCCTGACCTTGCTCCAGAAGATGTTGAAGAGCGGTATTCCGACGGCGGCGAGGGAACCTATGGTGAGTGTTAAAGCCGTTAAAGGCATCCTCTTGCCGAGTCCCTGGAAGTTCTCGATGGTGGTCCCGCCGAGGGCAACGCCGACGTATCCGACCGTGAGGAAGAGAAGGGCCTTAACGATGGCGTGGTTGACCATGTGAAAGACTCCCGCGTCAACGCCTGCCTGAGTGCCGAGGGCGAGGGCAAAGGCAATCATTCCCACCTGACTGATCGAGGAGTAGGCTATCATCCTCTTGACGTCCTTCTGTCTCAGTGCCGAGAACTCGGCAACGACTACTGTCAAGGTGGCCATTATTATGACCAGCTTAAGGACGCCGCTCCATCCGTTTGCGTTCTGGAGTATGTAGAGGAGCCTTGCTATCGCGTAGAGGCCAGCTTTGACGACGAAGGCTGAGAACATAACGGTTATCGGGTGCGGTGCGGCCTGGTAGGCATCCGGCGCCCAGGCATTGAGCGGGAACAGTTCAGCCTCGACTGCCAGGCCGAAGATTATCAGTGCGAGGCCGACCTGTGCAACAGTCGGGTCAATAGCTCCCGCAAGCTGAGCGAGGTGAGCCATGTTGAGGGTTCCAGTCGCCCCATAGATGAGGGCAACGCCGATGAGGAAGAAGCTTGAGCCTATTCCACCGAGGACGATGTACTTCATTGAGGCTTCAGCCGCTTCGCCGGTCTTGTTGTAGGCGGTGAGGGCGTAGGCAGTTATTGAGGTTATCTCCATGAAGACGAACAGGTTGAAGAGGTCTCCCGTCGCTATCATTCCCGTCGCACCGAGCATCAGCAGGAGGAAGAGCATGGCGTACTTGTCAACCGGTTCGACGGTGACTGCTCTGAAGCTGAAGAACGCCATGAAGAAGCTGATTACTGCTATTATGAACACGAAGAGCGCCGCAAAGTGGCCGATGTAAAGGTTAATGCCGACTGGCGGCTTCCAGCCACCTGCCATGACTATTATCGGCTTCCCTGTGGAATAGACCTCGTTTGCCACCCAGCCGGCTATTGCAGTCTGGAGTGCGGTGATGAGCACTAGGTAGCCCATCACGGCCTTCCTTCCAAGTCCCTTTATCAGCGGGACGAAGAATGCGCTGATGAGCGGTAAAGCTATGAGGAGTGAAGCGTACTGACCGTTCATCCTCTCAACCTCCTTATTTCCTCAACGTTAAGGGTTCCGTACTTCTCATAGATCAAAATGGCAGCGCTAAGGGCCATAGCAGTTGTGGCAACACCGATAACTATTGCCGTGAGGACGAGAGCCTGCGGGATTGGGTCAACGGCCTGGTTCCACTTTATTCCCTCGCTCAGAATGGGTGCGCTCTTCCCTGAGACGTAGCCAACGCTTATCAGGAGAAGGTTGACGCCGGTCTCCATGATGCTCAGGCTGATGAGTATCTTCATGAGGTTCTTCTTGACGAGGACCCCGTAGAGGCCTATGAGGACGAGTGCTATCGCGCCGAAGTAGTAGACTGAAATCATTCTCTCACCTCCTCCTTGAGCATGTTGTCAACGATACCGCTGAGCTCCGTTCCGACCTTGATGCCGATTATCGTGTAGATTATCGGTATGAAGCCGCCGCTGAAGAGTCTGCCGATGTTGTCAGTGCCCCAGTGCCAGGTCTGCCATATCCAGTCGAAGAGGAAGTAGCCGCCGATTGCAAGCCCGATGAGGCCGACGAGGACGTAGCTCATTCCAGCTAGACCTTCGACCTTTTCAAAGGCCTTGTGGGGAATCTCGTAGATCGTGAACGCCATGTACAGCAGCAAGAATGCCGTGGCTATCGTCGCTCCACCTGGGAAACCTCCACCAGGGGTGAGGTGTCCGTGGATGAATATGTAGGCACCGAACATGACTATGAACGGGAAGAGAAGCTCCGCACCAGTTGTGAGGACGACGGAACCCTCGACCTTAGCTGTTCTCTCCCTCTTCTTCCTCCAGAGAAGGGCAGCGACACCAGTCGAGGCTATGAAGAGAACGGTGACCTCACCGAGGGTATCGAAACCACGGTAGTTAACGACTATCGCCGTTACCGCGTTAACGGCTCCCGTCTGTTCCTTAACGTGCTGGAGGTAGTAATGGCCAACGAGCATCTTGTCCTCGCCGAATGGGACTCCAGCGAGGCCCTGGGCCAGCCAGTAGCCAACTATCAGGAGTGTGATTATCGCGAGCGACCTCTTGAGTATGCTCACCATCTCACCCACCACCCTGGCTTCTCCTCTTCCTCAGTCTCAAAGCGCTGGGTTCTCTTAACGGCGAAGATAACTATAGCGCCGCTCAGTGCGGCACCTATGGCAGCTTCGGTCATTGCCACATCGGGAGCCTGAAGCATGAAGAACAGGATCGACGCGAACAGGCTCACCGCGGCCATACCGACTGCTGCAGCAAGCAGATCCCTCCACTCAACTGCGAGTATTGCCGATATGATCATGAGGGCAACTACTATGTATTCAATACAGGTTATACAGTTCATTCCTCACCACCCTCCTTTGAGGCTTCGGTTTCGGCTTTTTCCTTGGCCTCCAGGTGCTCGCGGTACTTGTCAACCACACTGCCCTGCCAAAGCGGGATTCCGCTCTTGTAGGCTGCTCTGATAAGCGCGTGGGCGCTTATCGGGTTGGTCAGCAGAAGGAAGAGCGCTATGACGACGCTCTTGGTGAACCAAGACCACGAGAGGCCGTCGCCAACCGCCCAGAGGCCGACTCCCACCATGACGCCGAGGGATCCGAGGGTGGCGCTCTTCGTTGATGTCTGCATCCTGTTGTAAACGTCTGGCATTCTGATGAGACCCAGGGCTGAGAGGAAGTAGAAGAACGTTCCAATTAAAACCAGAGCTTCACCAAGTGCTGAGAGCACGTTCATAGACCTCCCTCCATGTAGCGTGCGAACGCTATGACACCGCCGAAGGCCAGGATTGCATAAACCAGAGCAACGTCGAGGAAGATGATGCGCTTGTAGTAGAGCGCGAAGAGCACCATCAGTCCCGTTGTTATCGTGGTCATGATGTCCACTGCCACCAGCCTGTCGGGGGTCGTTGGGCCGACCATGAAGCGGTACATGCTGAGCAGTGTTGCTATCGCTATGAGTGCCAGATAAACACCTATCCCTATCATCCGAAGATCACCTTCAGGAATTTTTCAAAGGGTCTTGTGATGTTCTCGGAGGCCTTCTCAACGTGAACCTCCTCGCTTTCAGCGTGGAGAACCTCGTCCGGAACCCATATCCAGTGGATGAAGTAGTCGTCCCCATCGACGTCGAGGGTTATCGTACCCGGCGTGAGGGTTATTGAGTTTGCCAGTGAGAGTTTCCCAGGGTTTGTTTTGAGGATGGTCTTGCAGTGAACTATCCCCGGCCTTATCGGCCTCTTGGGGTGGAGAACCCTGTAGGCAACGTCTAAGTTTGCCATGATCATCGCCCACAGGAAGTAGGGAGCGTAGGCTATCGCGTAGGCGACCCTCTTCGGATGGAGGTTCGCCAGTCCTCTCGTTGTGAATATTGGGTATGTTATCGCCGCCACTATCGCTGAGAGAACGAAGCCGAAGATAAGCTCCTGCTGGTCGAGGCTTGCCGTCAGTGCCAGCCATATTAAAAACAGGATTATCAGGGTGTATAGGTACCTGCTAATCTTACTCGCTTCCTCCATTCATCAACCCTCCAGAGAGTCTCAGCAGTTCTGGACTGCTAACCGAGGGTTTCTAACGATACCTTATAAACGTTATCTGCAAAGAACAAAGGTTTAGAACTTTTGGTTAAAATGGAGGTATCTAATTTGTCCAGCAGTCCAAAAAAGCGGGCATCAAAGTCCCTTCCCGTCGAAAAGCCCCAAAATCTTCTAAAAATCTTAGTAATGAGAATAGGAAAAGAAGCAGAAACTTCGACTAATATATGGATATTCTCTTGACACCTTCGAGCTTGGAGAGCTCGTTTATTAAGTCTCCCGGTATGGGCCTCTCAGTGATTATCGTAAGGGTAGCCTCAGGGTAGAGTTCAGGATCTTCTGCGACTACCTGTATGATGTTTATGTCATGCTCCGCTATCTTCTGGGCTATCTTCGCGAGTATTCCCACTGCCCTCGGTTCGGGTTCTATCTCGATGACGCCGTAGCCAACGTGCCTGCCGACGTACTTCATGTGGACGGTCGGCTCGAGGTTCGTGTATATGTCCCTCAGCTCGGGAACTTTGAGAATCATTCCAACGGTCTCTTTAACGACTCTCCTGTCAACATCGAGGGCCTTGGCTATCTTGGTGTACGGGACTTCAATGTCCCCGGCCTTTATCTTCATATCATCGGAGACCCTAAGACCATACTTCAGGAGGGTTTTCGCTATGAGTTTCCTCACAGGATATTCGTCAAAGTAGTGCTCGATCCTTCCCCACATCCTGCATCACCCACTTAAGTTCACCACTATACTTTTTGCATCATTGATATTAAAATGTTTCCATGTCCGCATAATGACAATCTCAGGGGTTTAAAAATTTTGAGGATGGATAAAACCTCCATCGTCGAGTTTTTAAAAGCGGATGAAAACCCGTGGACATGATTGAAGTCTCACTGCCCCACGTGACCTTTGAAGATGTCGGCGATAGCATAAGGCTGGTATGGAGAGAGACACTTTACGCGGACTTCGACAAAAAAGAGCTGATCAGAGTAATCAAGCGTAAGTACCGCGTAAAGCCCGAGTTAATTATAAAAGATGGGAGACTTTTCATTGACACTGATT
This sequence is a window from Thermococcus kodakarensis KOD1. Protein-coding genes within it:
- a CDS encoding NADH-quinone oxidoreductase subunit C, whose amino-acid sequence is MDMNEKPKVEEKVQEEATVEEKPTLPDTKEGKLVKALLEKAPYAEGEVIRERRIKFIVPADRIHEFLELASEKFEMLMQISVVDWLKEGQFEVNYQLWSVSESVHAFVKTRVPRDEAKLPTVMDIWPVAETYEREAHEFFGIIFEGNPRLGPFILEPREYEKHPLRKDFNMLSYVKEIYGEDFDRYDESKTNYVI
- a CDS encoding NADH-quinone oxidoreductase subunit K: MISVYYFGAIALVLIGLYGVLVKKNLMKILISLSIMETGVNLLLISVGYVSGKSAPILSEGIKWNQAVDPIPQALVLTAIVIGVATTAMALSAAILIYEKYGTLNVEEIRRLRG
- a CDS encoding Na(+)/H(+) antiporter subunit B, whose protein sequence is MLKRSLAIITLLIVGYWLAQGLAGVPFGEDKMLVGHYYLQHVKEQTGAVNAVTAIVVNYRGFDTLGEVTVLFIASTGVAALLWRKKRERTAKVEGSVVLTTGAELLFPFIVMFGAYIFIHGHLTPGGGFPGGATIATAFLLLYMAFTIYEIPHKAFEKVEGLAGMSYVLVGLIGLAIGGYFLFDWIWQTWHWGTDNIGRLFSGGFIPIIYTIIGIKVGTELSGIVDNMLKEEVRE
- a CDS encoding monovalent cation/H+ antiporter complex subunit F, with protein sequence MIGIGVYLALIAIATLLSMYRFMVGPTTPDRLVAVDIMTTITTGLMVLFALYYKRIIFLDVALVYAILAFGGVIAFARYMEGGL
- a CDS encoding NuoB/complex I 20 kDa subunit family protein produces the protein MSEMQNGDVIHYELKEFQLFEPLFRWARKKSLWIVAFCTGCGGIEMPPLATARYDFERFGIMPNPAPRMADLFLITGYVTPKTLKRIIITYEMMQDPKYVLAHGSCPINGGVYWDSYNVVKQLDKYIPIDVAIAGCMPRPEAVMDGIMEIMRKIENGEADGWKRYKENYEWYKKNQDELFGEGWREKDARRWLAWI
- a CDS encoding respiratory chain complex I subunit 1 family protein → MIDWKLILETIGILIYATFMGFIFMGIERKAMARIQRRVGPPIYQPIIDTLKLLGKKESVSHGFIYDFGPVFALGASIAALLFIPIANFQLFSTNADLIVVAYLLEVPMLGIMLGAMSSGNPYSAVGVQRGLLTMVAMQLPYGLALIALIQHWGTFKLNDIVALQQAHGWSITVPALLLALIVFDIVFQAMLGLEPFDIIPAPAEISMGPMVEYGGKHAALLFTQHAVQLFAETAFFAVLFLGGASNLLELLIKQIAVLFISIFIASIYPRFTIDQAAKFFWKWPTIIGIIAVLLTM
- a CDS encoding proton-conducting transporter membrane subunit, whose protein sequence is MNEIPIILFTPLLAGVLAWLINVKGVRELIGVIGAATPLAFLAKLYPTIVNNPNNPITYQMTVSGFKVTFTLGMLNWYFAAIASLVGLAMAFGMVSTSKNGYDWLFALMSYTGVLGVFLSWDFVSFFLLWELMTFASFMMVLKRNRHESLKYFVLSVIGAYAMLLAIALIYAKTGALDFDSIRQALYMDAMLGSISKGETALIFVLFLTAFGVKAGAWPLHVWAPGAYSETDQSYTTFFSGALSKAGAYGFLLLYILMGAKLYYALGTFHGHLTFAYIIAWIGAITVVVASFLAVLQEDIRKLFAYSSVGQVGYILLAFGLGTGLGFAGGLFHVLSHAVFKGLFWLVTAAIILQTGKTQFKDFGGLAEKMPFTFAMGLIAVLSLAGIPPMAGFASKWLIYEAAISAHMPLVAGAIFLGSALAFAYVVRFLYAVWFGQRPSDLEDVKEAPLPLLIAMAILAIPNIVFGIAPGLVTNYLNKALGGEVVGGNYYKLVTQTGTYNALTVALLLVVGLAIAGLIYLYGAKARRIPVTNTYQSGNPVTEEFNLSIRRNFYLPLKEALAFWLRYSFDKFYERIAQLSEDFADTLREGFYNGNVQAYSWYLAIVLVILALWGVL
- a CDS encoding ACT domain-containing protein, with translation MWGRIEHYFDEYPVRKLIAKTLLKYGLRVSDDMKIKAGDIEVPYTKIAKALDVDRRVVKETVGMILKVPELRDIYTNLEPTVHMKYVGRHVGYGVIEIEPEPRAVGILAKIAQKIAEHDINIIQVVAEDPELYPEATLTIITERPIPGDLINELSKLEGVKRISIY
- a CDS encoding Na+/H+ antiporter subunit E codes for the protein MEEASKISRYLYTLIILFLIWLALTASLDQQELIFGFVLSAIVAAITYPIFTTRGLANLHPKRVAYAIAYAPYFLWAMIMANLDVAYRVLHPKRPIRPGIVHCKTILKTNPGKLSLANSITLTPGTITLDVDGDDYFIHWIWVPDEVLHAESEEVHVEKASENITRPFEKFLKVIFG
- the mnhG gene encoding monovalent cation/H(+) antiporter subunit G, whose amino-acid sequence is MNVLSALGEALVLIGTFFYFLSALGLIRMPDVYNRMQTSTKSATLGSLGVMVGVGLWAVGDGLSWSWFTKSVVIALFLLLTNPISAHALIRAAYKSGIPLWQGSVVDKYREHLEAKEKAETEASKEGGEE
- a CDS encoding DUF4040 domain-containing protein; this translates as MNCITCIEYIVVALMIISAILAVEWRDLLAAAVGMAAVSLFASILFFMLQAPDVAMTEAAIGAALSGAIVIFAVKRTQRFETEEEEKPGWWVRW
- a CDS encoding proton-conducting transporter membrane subunit, whose product is MNGQYASLLIALPLISAFFVPLIKGLGRKAVMGYLVLITALQTAIAGWVANEVYSTGKPIIVMAGGWKPPVGINLYIGHFAALFVFIIAVISFFMAFFSFRAVTVEPVDKYAMLFLLLMLGATGMIATGDLFNLFVFMEITSITAYALTAYNKTGEAAEASMKYIVLGGIGSSFFLIGVALIYGATGTLNMAHLAQLAGAIDPTVAQVGLALIIFGLAVEAELFPLNAWAPDAYQAAPHPITVMFSAFVVKAGLYAIARLLYILQNANGWSGVLKLVIIMATLTVVVAEFSALRQKDVKRMIAYSSISQVGMIAFALALGTQAGVDAGVFHMVNHAIVKALLFLTVGYVGVALGGTTIENFQGLGKRMPLTALTLTIGSLAAVGIPLFNIFWSKVRILLAGVEAGYSWSVALILGASVVEAVYYLRLIHTIWFVEGGERVRENFAIGVIAIFLAALIIVIGVYPNDVWTIVQKAGQDIFNVANYIKNVPLMGVGA